One segment of Salvia splendens isolate huo1 chromosome 20, SspV2, whole genome shotgun sequence DNA contains the following:
- the LOC121781606 gene encoding RING-H2 finger protein ATL38-like, translating to MRFRHLTSASMRVHRGLDAAVVDAFPTFTYAEVKEHKIGNNALECAVCLSEFKDHETLHLIPKCDHVFHPECIDTWLESNVTCPVCLADLAPQSGDKPVQPLEPGPAVMEETNSSTGEMVIPIEGDDANPNPGFDLLLRHLRSRPVQVAPARVVALDKFRSHSTGHLLVKPVENLDRFTLRLPNTVRNEMMDRTGSNRPGRYVATILSRTRSLRRGFRSEEWSGQCGFFSRGERVVDEGQQKRGNSWSLLRIPSFVSLEPTTDIETCLMSENWSMSPV from the coding sequence ATGCGCTTCCGTCACCTCACCTCCGCCTCAATGCGCGTCCACCGCGGCCTCGACGCGGCGGTGGTCGACGCATTCCCAACGTTCACCTACGCGGAGGTGAAAGAGCACAAGATCGGGAATAACGCGCTCGAGTGCGCCGTCTGCCTCAGCGAATTCAAGGACCACGAAACGCTGCATTTGATCCCCAAGTGCGACCACGTCTTCCACCCCGAGTGCATCGACACCTGGCTCGAGTCAAACGTCACCTGCCCGGTCTGCCTGGCCGATCTCGCCCCACAGTCCGGAGACAAACCAGTTCAGCCGCTTGAACCGGGGCCCGCCGTTATGGAGGAGACTAACTCAAGCACCGGCGAAATGGTGATTCCAATAGAAGGGGATGATGCGAACCCCAACCCAGGCTTTGATTTATTGCTCCGGCACCTTAGGTCGCGGCCGGTCCAAGTAGCACCCGCGAGAGTGGTTGCTTTGGATAAGTTTAGGTCGCACTCGACCGGGCACTTGTTGGTGAAACCGGTGGAAAATCTAGACCGGTTCACATTGAGGCTGCCAAACACGGTTAGGAATGAGATGATGGACCGGACCGGTTCAAACCGGCCCGGGAGATACGTGGCTACTATATTATCTAGGACGAGGAGCTTGCGGAGAGGTTTCAGAAGCGAGGAGTGGAGTGGCCAATGCGGTTTTTTCTCTAGAGGTGAGAGGGTTGTCGACGAAGGTCAACAAAAGCGGGGAAACAGTTGGTCGCTGCTGAGGATACCTTCTTTCGTGTCGTTGGAGCCGACGACAGACATTGAAACCTGTTTAA